The Panacibacter microcysteis genome includes a window with the following:
- a CDS encoding LytR/AlgR family response regulator transcription factor: protein MMKLNCIAVDDEPLALGLVCSFIERTPFLQLAGRYANAIDALKAIHAGKTDLVYLDIQMPDLNGMELARVIANGPETPRIIFTTAYKQFSLEGYKVDALDYLLKPFNYEEFLRSATKAQAYFELVNKPAAADVEETAYFDSRYLFLKVEYQFVRIALDEILYIEGLKDYIKVHLKNDAKPIMSLTSLKALEEKLSPRRFMRIHRSYIVALDKITAMTKSAVQIGATSIAVGNQYKDEFNRFLGKWL from the coding sequence ATGATGAAACTCAATTGTATTGCCGTAGATGATGAGCCGCTTGCGCTCGGCCTTGTGTGCAGTTTTATAGAACGCACGCCGTTTCTGCAACTGGCTGGCAGGTATGCCAATGCCATCGACGCATTAAAGGCAATACATGCCGGCAAGACCGATCTCGTTTACCTCGATATCCAGATGCCTGATCTTAACGGAATGGAACTGGCGAGAGTAATAGCCAATGGCCCTGAAACACCCCGTATTATTTTTACTACCGCTTATAAACAGTTTAGCCTGGAGGGGTATAAGGTAGACGCGCTCGATTACCTCCTGAAGCCGTTCAACTATGAAGAGTTTTTACGATCTGCCACCAAAGCGCAGGCTTACTTTGAGCTCGTTAATAAACCGGCAGCTGCTGATGTTGAAGAAACAGCTTACTTCGACAGTCGTTATTTATTTTTAAAAGTGGAATACCAGTTTGTACGTATTGCACTCGATGAGATTTTATACATAGAAGGCCTGAAAGACTATATAAAAGTGCACCTGAAAAATGATGCAAAACCCATAATGTCACTTACCAGCCTGAAAGCACTGGAGGAAAAATTATCGCCACGCAGGTTTATGCGTATACACCGCTCTTACATTGTGGCGCTGGATAAAATTACTGCTATGACAAAAAGCGCTGTTCAAATCGGCGCCACCAGTATTGCTGTAGGCAACCAGTACAAAGATGAATTCAACCGCTTTTTGGGTAAGTGGTTATAG
- a CDS encoding sensor histidine kinase has protein sequence MLHILMWVVFALTFFSRQPLLSGSTVILVMLIAAFYLNAYVLVPQLLLKNRVSLYVIVACVVVLSITYFSGLAEHIIDSWHLSRVSFYELINIPDAGPEALLGFRNVFTIIMSGLIVGISTAITTIQKWQKDRQEREAMEKEKVTTELSFLKAQINPHFFFNTLNNIYALTATDAAVAGRAVHQLSRMMRYILYDTAQGHTMLSQEIAFVNDYISLMQLRVTDAVTISVDVPASFNDVAIAPMIFLPFIENAFKHGVSATEPSNISFALQQQANRLDVTVKNSVIKHNSASLDTNSAIGLTNTRRRLDLLYPGKYTLHINQPGGGNDYVVHLVLNL, from the coding sequence TTGTTGCACATATTAATGTGGGTGGTGTTTGCACTTACTTTTTTTTCACGGCAGCCGCTGCTTTCCGGCTCTACCGTTATTCTTGTAATGCTTATTGCAGCTTTTTACCTCAACGCTTACGTGCTGGTGCCACAATTGCTGTTAAAAAACCGTGTCTCTTTATATGTTATAGTGGCCTGCGTGGTTGTTTTAAGCATTACTTATTTCAGCGGGCTTGCAGAACACATCATTGATAGCTGGCATCTTTCCCGGGTTTCTTTCTATGAACTTATAAATATACCTGATGCCGGCCCGGAAGCACTGCTCGGTTTCAGGAATGTATTTACCATTATTATGAGTGGTTTGATCGTTGGCATCAGTACCGCCATTACTACCATACAAAAATGGCAGAAAGACCGGCAGGAGCGGGAAGCAATGGAAAAGGAAAAGGTTACCACAGAGCTATCTTTTCTAAAGGCACAGATCAACCCCCATTTCTTTTTCAATACCCTCAACAATATTTATGCACTCACGGCAACAGATGCAGCGGTGGCAGGCCGCGCCGTTCACCAGCTTTCAAGAATGATGCGCTATATTCTTTACGATACTGCACAGGGCCACACCATGCTTAGCCAGGAAATTGCTTTTGTAAACGACTATATCAGCCTTATGCAGTTACGCGTTACCGATGCAGTTACCATATCGGTAGATGTACCCGCCAGCTTCAATGATGTAGCCATAGCACCTATGATCTTTTTGCCGTTTATTGAGAATGCTTTCAAGCATGGTGTTAGCGCAACAGAACCAAGCAATATCAGCTTCGCGTTGCAACAACAGGCAAACAGGCTTGATGTTACAGTAAAAAACTCCGTTATCAAACATAATAGTGCTAGCTTAGATACAAACAGTGCTATTGGCCTTACCAATACCCGCCGCCGGCTGGATTTGCTTTACCCGGGAAAATATACCCTGCATATAAACCAGCCTGGCGGTGGAAACGATTATGTTGTTCACCTGGTACTTAATTTATGA
- a CDS encoding VanZ family protein yields the protein METYKNSANNFTKVLLVVYAGILCWILLFKLGVHFSYMNERSVNLVPFYDIVNNNGEGGMAEMLLNVLIFLPPGIYIGLLYTQWTYGKKVLLLFLTSLAFECIQFVCKTGAFDVTDIVTNTTGAAIGLYIFKAIEKLFNNSMRAQQCINILAAAGTIVLLILLTLLKMGMLPVRYQ from the coding sequence TTGGAAACTTACAAGAACAGCGCAAACAATTTTACAAAAGTACTGCTGGTTGTTTATGCAGGTATATTATGCTGGATACTGCTCTTTAAACTGGGGGTACATTTTTCATACATGAATGAAAGAAGCGTAAACCTGGTTCCTTTTTACGATATCGTAAACAATAACGGCGAAGGCGGTATGGCCGAAATGTTACTGAATGTCTTGATCTTTCTACCGCCTGGTATTTACATAGGTTTACTGTATACACAGTGGACTTACGGGAAAAAAGTTTTGCTGTTGTTCTTAACCAGCCTGGCTTTTGAATGTATTCAATTCGTATGTAAAACCGGCGCATTTGACGTTACAGACATTGTTACAAATACAACCGGTGCAGCTATTGGCCTGTATATTTTTAAAGCGATTGAGAAACTATTTAACAACAGTATGCGTGCACAACAATGCATCAATATTCTTGCTGCAGCCGGAACGATAGTACTGCTGATATTACTTACATTACTAAAAATGGGTATGCTGCCGGTGAGGTATCAATAG
- a CDS encoding ABC transporter permease yields MMFKNYFKVAVRSLLRKKIYTVINIAGLAVGIAVCMMIFLVIQFQTSFEDFHTNKDRVYRLLTESYAADAGNTTYAKNVPFPLPGYLRAALPQLQEVVPVYASSNDEIQVAEAGAASPKNFKEQRGVFYTSPSFFKLFSFPLLAGSYASLNDPNNVLLTKEIATTYFGNWQEAMGKTIKIKGYYSMGAALFQFPATSLKVSGILATIPANTDFQLKLVIAYGTDFTGDAQFGFQQPGWNGTAPDFGCYVLLPENTAAESFNQQLRNHAQQARPADSKDNYILQPVSDIHYDAVAGNYSNKIISRELVNVLWLIAAFILLIACVNFINLSTAQAVNRAKEVGVRKVLGSNKLQLQVQFIVETLLIVSVAVLLAFVITLIALPYINDILELSLPFSMLFSKAVLLFIVTVAAVVTVLAGFYPSVVLSRFNPVNALRSKLAANTIKGISLRRALVVFQFVIAQALIVGTLVIVQQMNYFMDQPLGFDKNTIVNIAFRPDSTGGKLTSYLKQQLLSNGIQSVSFNSNSPMEENNMFTGFRYNNATKDAGFEAISKFVDDDYVATFHLQLVAGKNLQPSGWTKEFLVNESFVKALGLTKPEDIIGKEISMMNGLIKCPVVGVVKDFHNRSLRRDLAPLIMATNSTMYRQASVKLSTAGMAAGMQYIKKLWEQTLPDNVYEYSFLDEKIASFYKQETQLAVLYKIFAGIAIFLSCLGLYGLASFMAVQRIKEVGIRKVLGAGTGSIVYLFSKEFIILIAVAFVIATPVAWYYMHQWLEDYTYRISISWWLFAAGGLAAVFIALATISFQAVKAAVANPVKSLRTE; encoded by the coding sequence ATGATGTTTAAAAACTATTTTAAAGTTGCGGTAAGAAGCCTGCTGCGTAAGAAAATCTATACGGTTATTAATATTGCCGGTCTTGCAGTTGGCATTGCTGTTTGCATGATGATCTTTCTTGTAATACAATTTCAAACCAGCTTTGAAGATTTTCATACCAATAAAGACCGTGTTTACAGGTTGCTTACGGAATCTTATGCTGCAGATGCAGGCAATACAACTTACGCAAAGAATGTTCCTTTTCCATTACCGGGCTACCTGCGGGCAGCCTTGCCACAACTGCAGGAAGTAGTGCCGGTATATGCCAGCAGCAATGATGAAATACAGGTAGCAGAAGCAGGTGCTGCTTCTCCAAAAAATTTTAAAGAACAAAGAGGCGTATTTTATACATCGCCATCTTTCTTTAAACTGTTCAGCTTTCCCTTGCTTGCGGGCAGCTATGCATCTTTGAACGACCCCAACAATGTTTTATTAACCAAAGAAATTGCTACAACATATTTTGGTAACTGGCAGGAGGCAATGGGTAAGACCATTAAGATAAAAGGTTATTATAGTATGGGTGCAGCTTTGTTCCAGTTCCCGGCAACATCTTTGAAAGTATCGGGCATACTTGCTACAATACCGGCCAATACAGACTTTCAGCTAAAACTGGTGATTGCATACGGCACAGACTTTACCGGAGATGCACAGTTTGGCTTTCAGCAGCCGGGCTGGAATGGTACTGCACCTGATTTTGGTTGCTATGTATTACTGCCGGAAAACACTGCTGCAGAAAGCTTTAATCAGCAACTACGCAACCATGCACAGCAGGCCAGGCCTGCAGATAGTAAAGACAATTATATACTGCAACCGGTAAGCGACATACATTACGATGCAGTTGCCGGTAACTACAGCAACAAAATCATTAGCAGGGAACTCGTCAATGTACTATGGCTGATAGCTGCATTTATACTATTGATAGCCTGTGTAAATTTTATTAACCTTTCTACCGCACAGGCTGTTAACCGTGCAAAAGAAGTGGGTGTAAGAAAAGTATTGGGCAGTAACAAGCTACAGTTGCAGGTACAGTTTATTGTTGAAACATTGCTGATCGTATCAGTTGCTGTACTACTGGCTTTTGTTATTACGCTGATTGCGTTGCCTTACATTAATGATATACTGGAGCTTTCCCTGCCCTTTAGCATGCTCTTCAGCAAAGCGGTGTTACTGTTTATTGTAACAGTGGCTGCAGTAGTTACAGTGCTCGCAGGCTTTTACCCGTCGGTGGTTTTATCCCGTTTCAACCCGGTGAATGCACTCCGGAGCAAACTTGCAGCGAATACTATAAAAGGTATTTCGCTCAGGCGGGCCCTTGTAGTGTTTCAATTTGTAATTGCACAGGCCTTGATCGTTGGCACACTGGTGATTGTACAACAGATGAATTACTTTATGGATCAGCCATTGGGTTTTGATAAAAACACGATCGTAAATATAGCGTTCAGGCCAGACAGTACCGGTGGCAAACTAACCAGTTACCTGAAACAGCAATTGTTATCAAACGGTATACAGTCTGTAAGTTTCAACTCCAATTCGCCCATGGAAGAAAACAATATGTTTACTGGTTTTCGTTACAACAACGCAACAAAAGATGCAGGCTTTGAAGCCATATCAAAATTTGTCGATGATGATTATGTAGCCACCTTTCACCTGCAGCTGGTGGCCGGCAAAAACCTGCAACCCTCCGGCTGGACAAAAGAGTTTCTCGTAAATGAATCTTTCGTAAAAGCACTCGGCCTTACAAAACCGGAAGACATTATTGGCAAAGAAATAAGCATGATGAATGGCCTGATCAAATGCCCTGTTGTTGGCGTGGTAAAAGACTTTCACAACAGGTCTCTGCGGCGGGATCTTGCACCATTGATTATGGCCACCAACAGTACCATGTACCGCCAGGCATCTGTAAAACTTTCTACAGCAGGTATGGCTGCCGGCATGCAATACATTAAAAAGTTATGGGAGCAAACATTGCCAGACAACGTATATGAATACTCATTCCTGGATGAAAAAATTGCGAGCTTCTATAAACAGGAAACACAGCTTGCCGTGCTGTATAAAATATTTGCGGGCATTGCCATCTTCCTTAGCTGTCTTGGCCTGTACGGGCTTGCATCTTTCATGGCGGTACAAAGAATAAAAGAAGTAGGTATACGCAAAGTACTCGGTGCAGGCACGGGCAGTATCGTTTATTTGTTTTCAAAAGAATTCATCATACTGATAGCTGTAGCATTTGTAATTGCCACACCTGTTGCCTGGTATTATATGCACCAGTGGCTGGAAGATTATACTTATCGCATCAGCATTAGCTGGTGGTTATTTGCCGCTGGTGGCCTGGCTGCTGTATTCATAGCATTGGCAACCATCAGCTTCCAGGCTGTTAAAGCGGCTGTTGCCAATCCTGTAAAGAGTTTAAGAACAGAATAA
- a CDS encoding DUF2200 domain-containing protein, protein MKTTPEHDTRIANMTFASVYPHYVAKVEMKGRTVSELHEVIQWLTGFNEKMLQQLISEKASFETFFQKATLNPNATLITGVICSYRIEAIENALTRQVRYLDKLVDELAKGKKMEKILRS, encoded by the coding sequence ATGAAAACCACGCCTGAACACGATACGCGAATAGCCAATATGACCTTTGCTTCTGTTTACCCGCACTATGTTGCCAAAGTGGAAATGAAAGGAAGAACAGTAAGTGAATTACATGAAGTGATACAATGGCTTACCGGCTTCAACGAAAAAATGTTGCAGCAACTGATCAGCGAAAAAGCAAGCTTTGAAACATTCTTTCAAAAAGCAACGCTCAACCCCAATGCCACGTTGATTACAGGCGTAATATGCAGCTACAGGATTGAAGCAATAGAAAACGCTTTAACAAGACAGGTAAGGTATCTTGATAAACTGGTAGATGAACTTGCCAAAGGAAAAAAAATGGAAAAAATTTTACGCTCTTAA
- a CDS encoding xanthine dehydrogenase family protein molybdopterin-binding subunit, with product MSTTAYDRRAFLKTGGITGGGLLVAFFVPAQAKRFLAGKEPADAVFTPNAYLNISSDNTIKVVLSHVEMGQGIWTTLPMLIAEELDCNWSNIVVEHSPPGKPYLHTVYGVQLTGGSTSTWSEFDRYRNAGATARAMLIEAAAKKLGVSPQACKTENGYVLAAGKKLSYGELAADAATLAPPMGVKLKDRKDWTIIGKAKKRLDTKAKISGQAIFGMDVHFPGMLTAVVAHAPVFGATVKSFDATAAKAVKGVTDVVQVPSGVAVIAEHFWAAKKGRDALTIEWNMGKGEALNSEVQFESYSKLAATKGSIAAEAGNTTTALQSAGTSVQATYKLPYLAHAPMEPLNCAVKLEGDGCEIWAGTQAPMWDQQRAAGILGLKPEQVKVYTTFLGGGFGRRANGTSDFVIEAVHVAKQSGKPVKLVWTREDDIRGGYYRPAFLHQVHAGLDSNGMPAAWQHTIVGQSIMAATPFAMGIQKGIDPTSVEGVNDSPYMESIPNHSITLHTPELPVTVLWWRSVGHTHTAFVMETMIDELAHTAGKDPVAYRKSLLKSKRHLAVLELVAEKSGWQKPLPQGRYRGVAVHESFGSYVAQAVEISVNNGQLKVHKVTCAIDCGIAVNPEGVKAQMESGIVFGLTAALYGEISLEKGRVKQRNFHDYKMVRMHESPVIEVHIADSNEKMGGAGEPGVPPLAPALANAVFAATGKRVRRLPVQPSDLVKA from the coding sequence ATGAGTACCACCGCATATGACAGGCGTGCTTTTTTGAAAACAGGTGGTATAACAGGTGGAGGGTTACTGGTTGCTTTTTTTGTGCCTGCACAGGCCAAACGTTTCCTGGCAGGTAAAGAACCTGCAGATGCAGTGTTTACGCCAAACGCATACCTCAACATTTCATCAGATAATACCATTAAAGTGGTGCTCTCGCATGTAGAAATGGGGCAGGGTATATGGACCACCCTGCCTATGCTTATTGCAGAGGAACTTGACTGCAACTGGAGCAACATTGTGGTAGAGCACTCACCACCGGGTAAGCCATATCTGCATACTGTTTACGGTGTACAACTTACCGGCGGCTCCACCAGCACATGGTCAGAGTTTGACCGTTACCGCAATGCAGGTGCCACTGCACGTGCCATGTTAATAGAAGCGGCAGCAAAAAAACTGGGCGTTTCACCGCAGGCATGTAAAACGGAAAACGGATATGTTCTTGCCGCAGGTAAAAAACTGAGTTACGGAGAACTGGCTGCAGATGCGGCCACACTTGCTCCGCCAATGGGTGTAAAACTCAAAGACAGGAAAGACTGGACAATTATCGGCAAAGCAAAAAAGCGTTTAGATACAAAAGCAAAGATCAGCGGTCAGGCTATATTCGGTATGGATGTACATTTCCCCGGTATGCTTACAGCGGTAGTTGCGCATGCACCGGTATTCGGGGCCACGGTAAAATCTTTCGATGCCACAGCCGCAAAAGCAGTAAAAGGCGTAACAGACGTGGTCCAGGTTCCTTCCGGTGTGGCGGTAATAGCCGAACATTTTTGGGCTGCAAAAAAGGGGCGGGATGCACTTACCATAGAATGGAACATGGGTAAAGGCGAAGCGCTAAACAGCGAAGTCCAGTTTGAATCGTATAGCAAACTCGCCGCAACAAAAGGCAGCATTGCTGCTGAAGCCGGTAACACCACAACCGCACTGCAAAGTGCAGGCACCAGTGTACAAGCAACCTATAAGCTGCCATACCTTGCCCATGCACCAATGGAGCCGCTCAACTGCGCAGTGAAGCTCGAAGGCGATGGCTGCGAGATATGGGCAGGCACACAGGCACCCATGTGGGACCAGCAGCGTGCTGCAGGCATACTTGGCTTAAAACCTGAACAGGTAAAAGTATATACAACATTCCTTGGTGGCGGCTTTGGCCGCAGGGCAAACGGTACATCAGACTTTGTAATAGAAGCAGTGCATGTTGCCAAACAAAGCGGCAAGCCTGTTAAGCTGGTATGGACACGCGAAGATGATATACGTGGCGGTTACTATCGCCCGGCTTTCTTACACCAGGTACATGCAGGGCTCGACAGCAATGGCATGCCGGCAGCATGGCAGCATACCATCGTAGGTCAGTCTATCATGGCTGCCACTCCCTTTGCAATGGGTATTCAAAAAGGTATTGACCCCACTTCGGTAGAAGGTGTAAATGATTCTCCCTACATGGAATCCATACCCAACCACAGCATAACATTACATACACCCGAACTTCCTGTAACGGTTTTGTGGTGGCGCTCTGTTGGCCACACGCACACCGCCTTTGTAATGGAAACAATGATTGATGAACTTGCCCATACTGCCGGTAAAGACCCGGTAGCATACAGAAAAAGCCTGCTAAAGAGTAAAAGACATCTTGCTGTACTCGAGCTGGTGGCTGAAAAATCCGGCTGGCAAAAACCTTTGCCTCAGGGCAGGTATCGCGGGGTGGCCGTGCATGAATCTTTTGGAAGTTATGTGGCACAGGCAGTGGAAATATCAGTCAACAACGGGCAACTGAAAGTGCATAAGGTTACCTGTGCAATTGACTGCGGCATCGCTGTAAACCCCGAAGGTGTAAAAGCACAAATGGAAAGTGGCATCGTCTTTGGGCTTACTGCTGCATTGTACGGGGAAATTTCACTGGAAAAAGGCCGTGTAAAACAAAGAAATTTCCACGATTATAAAATGGTGCGTATGCATGAATCTCCGGTAATTGAAGTACATATTGCCGACAGTAATGAAAAGATGGGTGGAGCAGGTGAGCCAGGCGTGCCACCGCTTGCGCCAGCCCTGGCCAATGCTGTGTTTGCCGCCACCGGCAAGCGCGTCAGGAGATTGCCGGTGCAGCCATCAGACCTGGTAAAAGCATAA
- a CDS encoding (2Fe-2S)-binding protein encodes MKLNINSKSYTVDVEPSMPLLWVLRDVLQLTGTKYGCGMAQCGACTVHLNGEAVRSCVTPVSRAENQTIVTIEGLSEDVTHPLQLAWMEEDVPQCGYCQSGQIMAAAVLLRENKKPTDQDIDDAMSGNICRCGTYPRIRKAIHRAAEMQQQGGVK; translated from the coding sequence ATGAAACTAAACATTAACAGCAAGTCTTACACAGTAGATGTAGAGCCGTCAATGCCTTTGCTTTGGGTACTACGAGATGTACTTCAACTTACCGGTACAAAATATGGTTGCGGCATGGCACAATGTGGTGCATGCACGGTACACCTCAATGGGGAAGCAGTGCGCTCATGTGTAACGCCTGTAAGCCGTGCCGAAAACCAAACCATCGTTACCATAGAAGGTTTGTCAGAAGATGTTACACATCCTTTGCAACTTGCCTGGATGGAAGAAGATGTGCCGCAGTGTGGTTATTGCCAGAGCGGCCAGATAATGGCCGCGGCTGTCTTACTCCGTGAAAATAAAAAACCAACCGACCAGGATATTGATGATGCGATGAGTGGTAATATATGCCGTTGCGGCACTTACCCCCGTATAAGAAAAGCCATCCACCGCGCTGCGGAAATGCAACAGCAGGGAGGTGTAAAATGA
- a CDS encoding helix-turn-helix domain-containing protein, whose product MNTKQHRSLSAFNNELRLKGFNAFQIVADSSTTRVYSRKDFYKICITTGKSKIHYADRSFEHEGSVLFFGNPRIPYSWETLSSTYAGYTCLFSEDFLKLSERSAVLQQSPFFKIGGTPIMHISAAQRNFINSIFKKMIEEQDSDYVYKDDLIRNYITLLIHEALKMQPLENYSVHKNAAARITAVFMELLERQFPIESMDRPLALKTAQDYANSLHVHVNHLNRAVKEITGKPTSIHIAERTANEAKALLQHTDWNVADIAYALGFGYPTYFTNFFKRVTGVSPTTIRSEAV is encoded by the coding sequence ATGAACACCAAACAGCATCGTTCACTTTCTGCATTTAACAATGAACTGCGGCTGAAAGGTTTTAACGCTTTTCAGATTGTAGCCGACTCCAGCACAACACGCGTGTATAGCAGGAAAGATTTTTATAAAATCTGCATTACCACCGGGAAGAGTAAAATTCATTATGCTGACAGGAGTTTTGAACATGAAGGCAGTGTGTTGTTTTTCGGCAATCCCCGCATACCTTATTCCTGGGAAACTCTTTCGTCAACATATGCTGGTTATACCTGTCTTTTTTCAGAAGACTTTTTGAAATTGTCTGAGCGTTCGGCAGTTTTACAACAATCTCCTTTTTTTAAAATAGGCGGCACGCCTATTATGCATATTTCTGCAGCGCAGCGTAATTTTATCAATTCGATTTTTAAGAAAATGATTGAAGAGCAGGACAGTGACTACGTTTACAAAGACGACCTGATAAGAAATTACATCACCCTGCTTATTCATGAAGCATTGAAAATGCAGCCGCTGGAAAATTATTCTGTTCACAAAAATGCGGCTGCACGCATAACGGCCGTTTTCATGGAATTGCTGGAAAGGCAATTCCCGATTGAAAGTATGGACCGTCCGCTGGCATTAAAAACAGCGCAGGATTATGCAAACAGCCTGCATGTACATGTAAATCATTTAAACCGCGCTGTAAAGGAAATAACAGGCAAACCCACCAGCATTCATATTGCGGAGCGAACAGCCAATGAGGCAAAAGCTTTGTTGCAGCACACCGACTGGAACGTGGCAGACATTGCTTATGCGCTTGGCTTCGGCTACCCTACCTACTTCACCAATTTTTTTAAGCGTGTTACAGGAGTAAGCCCAACAACTATCCGGTCGGAAGCAGTTTGA
- a CDS encoding cyclophilin-like fold protein, which produces MKYLLTALLMIIAVGFSAPVGNSKETMRETSGNRLITSKMKITIGNTAFTATLCDNPTAAAFLKMLPLTMQLKDLNANEKFGELPHTLVTGAKKPGTINAGDIMLYGASTLVLFYETFSSSYSYTVLGKIEDITGLKASLGTGNVTIRFEKAAG; this is translated from the coding sequence ATGAAATATTTGCTCACTGCGCTGTTGATGATTATTGCTGTTGGTTTTTCTGCTCCGGTGGGCAACAGCAAAGAAACAATGAGAGAAACTTCCGGTAATCGTTTAATCACCTCGAAAATGAAAATAACAATTGGCAATACTGCATTTACCGCTACACTTTGCGACAACCCCACAGCAGCAGCATTTTTAAAGATGCTGCCACTCACGATGCAATTAAAGGATCTAAACGCGAATGAAAAGTTTGGCGAATTGCCACATACGTTGGTTACCGGCGCAAAAAAGCCGGGCACTATCAATGCCGGGGATATTATGTTGTATGGCGCTTCCACACTTGTTTTGTTTTATGAAACATTTTCCAGTTCTTACAGTTATACAGTACTGGGAAAGATCGAAGATATAACCGGGTTGAAAGCATCGCTGGGCACCGGGAACGTAACCATCCGGTTTGAAAAGGCTGCCGGCTAA
- a CDS encoding NAD(P)-dependent alcohol dehydrogenase, with protein sequence METTKATPGETGTTKTKAYGTNAADALLEQLNINRRKPTPHDVEIEILFCGVCHSDLHTAKNEWHNTIYPCVPGHEIVGKIVRVGEHVKKFKAGDTAAVGCMVDSCRECDYCKEGLEQYCANGMTGTYNAPDAHLNTHTYGGYAENIVVDEAFVLKVPENLDLASTAPLLCAGITTYSPLKHWNVGPGKKVGIVGIGGLGHMGVKIAKAMGAEVIVFTTSASKFDDAKRLGADDVILSKDAEQMKKYAGKLHFVLDAVSAQHDINAYLNLLRVDGSLALVGAPEQPLPVAAFSIIPFRRSFAGSMIGGIAETQEMLDFCGKHNIVADIEMINIQHINEAYERLLKGDVKYRFVIDMASLKN encoded by the coding sequence ATGGAAACAACAAAAGCTACACCAGGAGAAACAGGAACAACCAAAACAAAAGCCTATGGCACAAATGCAGCCGATGCATTGCTGGAACAATTAAACATTAACAGGAGAAAGCCCACGCCGCATGATGTGGAAATAGAGATCTTGTTTTGCGGGGTGTGTCACTCCGACCTGCATACTGCAAAAAATGAATGGCACAATACGATCTATCCGTGTGTGCCAGGCCATGAGATTGTAGGGAAGATTGTGCGTGTTGGTGAACATGTAAAGAAATTCAAGGCCGGCGACACTGCCGCGGTAGGTTGCATGGTAGATAGTTGCCGCGAATGCGATTACTGTAAGGAGGGGCTGGAGCAATACTGTGCCAACGGAATGACCGGCACATATAATGCACCTGATGCCCACCTGAATACTCATACGTACGGTGGTTATGCTGAAAACATAGTAGTAGACGAAGCGTTTGTACTGAAAGTGCCTGAAAACCTCGATCTTGCTTCTACTGCGCCATTACTTTGCGCAGGTATTACCACATATTCTCCTTTGAAGCACTGGAATGTGGGGCCCGGCAAAAAAGTAGGTATTGTAGGTATTGGCGGACTGGGGCATATGGGCGTTAAAATTGCAAAAGCAATGGGCGCAGAAGTGATTGTATTTACAACATCTGCCTCCAAGTTTGACGATGCCAAAAGGCTTGGCGCAGATGATGTAATACTTTCCAAAGACGCGGAACAAATGAAAAAGTATGCAGGTAAGCTTCATTTTGTATTAGATGCGGTATCTGCACAGCACGACATTAATGCGTACCTGAACCTACTGAGGGTGGACGGTTCACTGGCGCTTGTTGGTGCTCCCGAGCAGCCACTGCCTGTTGCTGCATTCAGCATTATACCATTCCGCAGGAGCTTTGCAGGATCTATGATCGGCGGCATTGCAGAAACACAGGAGATGCTTGATTTTTGCGGTAAACACAATATAGTGGCAGACATAGAGATGATCAACATACAGCACATCAATGAGGCATATGAGCGCTTATTGAAAGGAGATGTTAAGTACCGCTTTGTGATTGATATGGCCTCTTTAAAAAACTAA
- a CDS encoding (R)-mandelonitrile lyase, producing MEITRVGSRPSGTGPAAWFTGAVRIDPLFEPNTARRGAAASVTFEPGARTAWHTHPLGQTLIIVSGCGWVQKENGPVTPVYPGDVVWFEANEKHWHGATATNGMTHIAIQESLDGKVVDWLEHVTNEQYHVS from the coding sequence ATGGAAATAACAAGGGTGGGGTCAAGGCCATCGGGTACAGGCCCCGCAGCATGGTTTACAGGCGCGGTAAGAATCGATCCGCTTTTTGAACCCAACACCGCAAGACGCGGAGCCGCTGCATCGGTTACGTTTGAGCCCGGCGCCAGAACCGCATGGCATACACATCCATTGGGACAAACACTGATCATTGTGTCGGGCTGTGGATGGGTGCAGAAAGAAAACGGCCCGGTAACGCCTGTTTACCCCGGTGACGTGGTTTGGTTTGAGGCCAATGAAAAACACTGGCACGGTGCCACGGCTACAAATGGCATGACGCACATTGCAATACAGGAAAGCCTGGATGGCAAAGTGGTGGATTGGCTTGAACACGTTACCAATGAACAATATCATGTAAGCTGA